From a single Saccharomyces kudriavzevii IFO 1802 strain IFO1802 genome assembly, chromosome: 15 genomic region:
- the NOP58 gene encoding RNA-processing protein NOP58 (similar to Saccharomyces cerevisiae NOP58 (YOR310C); ancestral locus Anc_8.787), which yields MLFLKIPIDTKLAVQPQPLRTMAYVLTETSAGYALLKASDKKIYKSSSLIQDLDSSDKVLKEFKIAAFSKFNSAANALEEANSIIEGKVSSQLEKLLEEIKKDKKSTLIVSETKLANAINKLGLNFNVVSDAVTLDIYRAVKEYLPELLPGMSDNDLSKMSLGLAHSIGRHKLKFSADKVDVMIIQAIALLDDLDKELNTYAMRCKEWYGWHFPELAKIVTDSVAYARIILTMGIRSKASETDLSEILPEEIEERVKTAAEVSMGTEITQTDLDNINALAEQIVDFAAYREQLSNYLSARMKAIAPNLTQLVGELVGARLIAHSGSLISLAKSPASTIQILGAEKALFRALKTKHDTPKYGLLYHASLVGQATGKNKGKIARVLAAKAAVSLRYDALAEDRDDSGDIGLESRAKVENRLSQLEGRDLRTTPKVVREAKKVEMTEGRAYNADADTIKAESESESESESDSDDEEEEKKEKKKEKKEKKDNKRKRDDDEDSKDSKDSKKSKKDKKEKKEKKEKKEKKEKKEKKDKKEKKEKKEKKSKKEKK from the coding sequence atgttatttttgaaaataccGATCGATACAAAACTAGCAGTACAACCTCAACCTCTTCGCACAATGGCTTATGTTTTAACTGAAACTTCAGCTGGTTATGCTCTTTTGAAAGCCTCTGATAAGAAAATCTACAAATCTTCAAGCTTGattcaagatttggatAGCTCTGACAAAGTCTTGAAGGAATTTAAGATCGCCGCCTTTTCTAAGTTTAACTCTGCAGCTAATGCTTTGGAGGAAGCGAACTCCATCATTGAAGGTAAAGTTTCCTCCCAATTAGAAAAACTTctagaagaaatcaaaaaggaCAAGAAGTCGACCTTGATTGTCAGTGAAACCAAGCTAGCAAACGCTATTAATAAGTTGGGATTGAACTTCAACGTTGTTTCCGATGCTGTTACCCTAGATATTTATAGAGCTGTCAAGGAATACTTGCCAGAATTGCTGCCAGGTATGTCTGACAACGATCTAAGTAAGATGTCTTTAGGTTTAGCCCATTCCATCGGCCGTCATAAGTTGAAGTTTTCTGCTGACAAAGTTGATGTCATGATTATTCAGGCTATTGCTCTATTGGATGATTTAGATAAAGAATTAAACACATATGCCATGAGATGTAAAGAATGGTACGGGTGGCATTTCCCTGAACTAGCTAAGATTGTTACTGACTCTGTCGCTTATGCTAGAATTATTTTAACAATGGGTATTAGATCTAAGGCTTCTGAAACTGATTTGAGTGAAATCTTaccagaagaaattgaagaacgTGTTAAGACTGCTGCCGAGGTGTCTATGGGTACTGAAATTACTCAGACAGATTTGGACAACATTAACGCTTTAGCCGAACAAATCGTTGATTTTGCTGCTTACAGGGAGCAACTGTCCAACTACTTGTCTGCAAGAATGAAGGCCATTGCTCCTAACTTGACTCAATTGGTGGGTGAACTAGTCGGTGCTAGACTCATTGCTCACTCTGGTTCTCTGATTTCCCTGGCCAAATCTCCAGCTTCTACCATTCAAATATTAGGTGCAGAAAAGGCCTTATTCAGGGCTTTGAAGACCAAGCATGATACACCAAAGTATGGTTTGCTATACCATGCCTCTCTTGTTGGTCAAGCTACCGGTAAAAACAAGGGTAAGATTGCAAGAGTTTTGGCTGCCAAAGCTGCCGTCTCATTACGTTATGATGCCTTAGCTGAAGATAGAGATGACTCTGGTGATATTGGTCTAGAATCAAGGGCTAAAGTAGAAAACAGATTATCCCAATTAGAAGGTAGAGATTTGAGAACTACTCCAAAGGTTGTTCGTGAAGCTAAGAAGGTGGAAATGACTGAAGGTAGGGCCTACAACGCGGACGCTGATACTATAAAGGCAGAATCTGAATCTGAATCTGAATCTGAATCTGATTctgatgacgaagaagaagaaaagaaggaaaaaaagaaggaaaagaaagaaaagaaggataacaagagaaagagagaCGA
- the DGK1 gene encoding diacylglycerol kinase (similar to Saccharomyces cerevisiae DGK1 (YOR311C); ancestral locus Anc_8.788) gives MGNDDGFALSSNTLEPRTEVKQRLFSKSHQDLAKETCPAKDESSSDDDAHVPVTEIHLKSHEWFGDFITKHEIPRKVFHSSIGFITLYLYTQGINYKDVLWPLIYGFIIMFILDLIRLNWPFFNILYCRTVGALMRKKEIHTYNGVLWYILGLIFSFKFFSKDIALISLFLLSWSDTAAATIGRKYGHLTPKLARNKSFAGSIAAFTVGVITCWVFYGYFVPTYDYLNKPGDIEWTPETSKLSLSTLSFLGGVVAALSEGIDLFNWDDNFTIPVLSSLFMNAVIKIFKK, from the coding sequence ATGGGGAATGACGATGGCTTTGCCCTTTCAAGTAACACGTTAGAGCCGCGCACAGAAGTTAAACAGAGACTGTTTTCCAAGAGTCATCAGGACTTGGCGAAGGAAACGTGTCCTGCAAAAGATGAAAGTAGTAGCGATGATGATGCACATGTTCCAGTGACGGAAATACACCTGAAGTCACACGAATGGTTTGGCGATTTCATAACAAAACACGAAATCCCACGTAAAGTTTTCCATTCATCCATTGGTTTTATCACACTATATCTATATACTCAAGGCATTAATTATAAAGATGTTTTATGGCCCTTGATATATGGCTTCATCATAATGTTTATTTTGGATTTAATAAGATTAAACTGgccctttttcaatatacTCTATTGTAGAACTGTAGGTGCActgatgagaaaaaaagaaatccaCACCTATAATGGGGTATTGTGGTACATCCTTGgtttgatcttttctttcaaatttttttccaaagataTTGCTTTGATATCATTGTTTTTGCTGAGTTGGTCCGATACAGCCGCTGCAACCATCGGAAGAAAGTATGGTCATTTAACGCCCAAATTGGCAAGGAACAAATCCTTCGCGGGTTCGATAGCTGCATTTACAGTGGGCGTCATCACTTGTTGGGTATTTTATGGTTACTTCGTTCCAACCTACGACTACCTAAACAAGCCTGGAGATATTGAATGGACTCCGGAAACAAGCAAGTTGAGTTTGAGCACGTTATCTTTCTTGGGCGGTGTAGTTGCTGCCTTAAGTGAAGGTATTGATTTGTTTAACTGGGATGATAACTTTACTATTCCTGTGTTATCATCACTTTTCATGAATGCGgtaatcaaaattttcaagaagtgA